Proteins co-encoded in one Clarias gariepinus isolate MV-2021 ecotype Netherlands chromosome 13, CGAR_prim_01v2, whole genome shotgun sequence genomic window:
- the tulp4b gene encoding tubby-related protein 4: MSRDYEEPGNSVGMLAAVEHGPVLCSDSNILCLSWKGRVPKSEKEKPVCRRRYYEEGWLATGNARGVVGVTFTSSHCRRDRNTPQRINFNLRGHNSEVVLVRWNEPFQKLATCDMEGGIFVWIQYEGRWSVELVNDRGAQVSDFTWSHDGTQALIAYRDGFVLVGSVSGQRHWSSEINLESQITCGIWTPDDQQVLFGTADGQVIVMDCHGRMLAHVLLHESDGIVGMSWNCPDFLVEDSTESDTDSDDNAPSQARNVKPLLTVSFISGDISLMNNYDDLSPNIIHSGLKDVEVQWCSQGDLLAVAGMERHGLPSDSACSSMIRNALVKFYNVQGEHIYTLETPAQRPITTICWGHRDSRLFLACGPALYVVRVEHRVASLQLLCQQGIASALREERDVSKLNMPSLLCSYVTSAFIPTIKPPIPDPNNIRDFVSYPTVGNERLHCTMKRAEENPEAGGPCYTLYLEHLGGLVPILKGRRISKLRPEFIIMDPKMDSKTDEVCVNGMLSYMTDSCNCSDSSDIELSDEWVERKSPKLSRGNRSPKLPRINMESRKSPKLAQTSQELSRSPRLPKKAAIRSPSLTRREFPVDGLSEHNYLAQVTSNIWGTKFKIVGLASFLPANLGAVIYKTSLLHLQPRQMTIYLPEVRKISLDFMSLPVFNPNVFSEDEDDLPVMGPSGVSGDNPPCTVNIPIAPIHSPAQAMSPTQSIGLVQSLLANQNIQLDVLTNPTATAAAAAAAAAAAAKAAVPDHSADSVTAQYTVPARYSSPGQVIFSGLEMSNLGLSGTLPPPPHHLPPQPHQQQRQQQQQQDDHHQTKHQQQTQTQQQHLKLQQHQQAQQQHQQPLQHHQQHQQPLQHHQQHQQPLQHHQQHLQHQQQLQTQHHQQIQQHIQQQHQQQMQQHHHQMQQQQLQQHHQQLQQQQLQQQQLQQQQLQQQQLQQQQLQQQQLQQQQLQQQQLQQQQLQQQIHQQQVQHHHQQIQQQQHQMHLQHEQMQQQQQQIRQQIQEMRQQQQQLQQQHQQIQQQHQQMQRQHQQMQQQLKMQITLPPPPSGYAPISMHQLQMMPAIPHQEQPPERAEQTHTLKVPSRPQSFIENDNSLEIQMRKMNPPPPYPGTVVSAAVAGPSVQPGLIGNSENSNTLPSDPCLSKDEFSLHPVTIQYPTPLGYERITTFDSSGNVEEVCRPRRRLIRNQNAYGLQGMGSSATLKVTSSENKKVQLPYSSATLSRLSVPRYSIPSGDPPPYPDPANQINVNRSPTQRIDSSLIHATLRRDRRENSLKVPQLVDTARTLPTKSKVNNALALSYQPRIPTALYTCTQCSSNSSSTSVSVSGGGSNSSGIAGGTVVRQDFPPGKGAQHSTIIVHSKSASTLASQSSYNLLSPVDNSRDRTVYINSAFTEDETLNQQCHLEKSMRHLTLGDVSLTVKRPPPYQWDSPASDQIWMAQDQNMLTNPPGPHKPPHLLLSQAQHLDITRIPFVLSAKPPTSPSSMTMPSTYQLSLSPFPPGVGHSGSQFQSLQSTPQPCGPSDMVTSIPFNQQDPSLVLPPGYANNLASLPCCPIPPMYPGASSCTNLQLHPMALHPWSTYGACPPMQDHSATLPSKMHQNLEKPILSPPPPPPPPPPPPPPPPPLPPPPPPAELMAHQSTSEVLADSGESFQEQSSLNESPVQQGSDRFSKKSRKRLDSRAEEAGMSTVSESKSKKEGRALADFNSLIASPRLGSREKKKPKGQKEQLNKAKKLSRTTNEFQDSSESEPELFISGDELMNQSQSSKKGWKSKRSLRTANELEEIKCRKANEREDRSLGSQGFVYVMANKQPLWNEATQVYQLDFGGRVTQESAKNFQIELDGRQVMQFGRIDGNAYILDFQYPFSAVQAFAVALANVTQRLK; the protein is encoded by the exons ATGTCCAGGGACTATGAAGAG CCTGGCAATTCAGTAGGGATGTTGGCGGCAGTGGAACATGGTCCTGTCCTCTGCAGTGACTCCAACATCCTCTGCCTCTCATGGAAAGGAAGAGTTCCCAAAAGTGAGAAGGAAAAGCCGGTGTGCAGGAGACGCTATTATGAGGAAGGCTGGCTGGCCACCGGAAATGCGAGGGGCGTTGTTGGAGTGACTTTCACTTCTAGTCACTGCAGAAGGGACAGGAATACTCCTCAGAGAATTAATTTCAATTTAAGAGGCCACAACAGTGAG GTTGTCCTTGTCCGCTGGAATGAGCCGTTTCAAAAGCTTGCTACGTGTGATATGGAAGGGGGGATATTTGTGTGGATACAGTATGAGGGGCGATGGTCTGTGGAGCTGGTTAATGATCGGGGAGCTCAG GTAAGTGATTTTACCTGGTCTCATGATGGGACTCAGGCCCTGATTGCCTACAGAGATGGCTTTGTCTTGGTGGGCTCTGTCAGTGGGCAGAGGCACTGGTCATCTGAGATCAACCTTGAGAGCCAAATCACCTGTGGAATATGGACCCCTGATGACCAACAG GTGTTGTTCGGAACAGCAGATGGGCAGGTAATTGTAATGGACTGTCATGGTCGGATGCTTGCCCATGTTCTACTACATGAGTCAGATGGCATTGTGGGCATGTCCTGGAACTGCCCTGACTTCCTGGTGGAAgacagtactgagagtgatacAGATTCTGATGACAACGCCCCAAGTCAAG CACGTAATGTGAAGCCCCTTCTCACAGTAAGCTTCATATCTGGAGACATAAGCTTAATGAATAACTATGATGACCTTTCCCCCAACATTATCCACTCAGGACTAAAAG ATGTGGAGGTACAGTGGTGCTCTCAGGGAGACTTGTTAGCCGTAGCTGGAATGGAGAGACATGGGCTGCCTTCTGACTCAGCCTGTTCCTCCATGATAAGAAATGCCCTAGTCAAGTTTTACAATGTCCAAGGAGAACATATATACACTTTGGAAACACCTGCACAG AGGCCCATCACCACTATATGCTGGGGTCATAGGGATTCAAGGTTGTTTCTGGCTTGTGGGCCAGCACTGTACGTTGTACGGGTCGAGCACAGGGTGGCTAGCCTCCAACTGCTGTGTCAGCAGGGCATTGCCAGTGCCCTAAGAGAGGAGAGAGATGTGAGCAAACTGAACATGCCATCTCTCCTTTGTTCCTATGTTACCAGTGCATTTATACCAACCATCAAG CCTCCTATTCCTGATCCAAACAACATTCGCGACTTTGTTAGCTACCCTACAGTGGGAAACGAGAGATTGCATTGTACAATGAAGCGTGCCGAAGAGAATCCAGAGGCAGGAGGCCCATGCTACACCCTCTATTTGGAGCACTTGGGAGGTCTGGTGCCTATCCTTAAAGGCCGTCGTATCAGCAAACTGCGTCCGGAATTTATTATAATGGATCCCAAAATGGACAGTAAGACAG ATGAGGTGTGCGTGAATGGTATGTTATCCTACATGACCGACAGCTGCAACTGCTCTGACTCTAGTGACATTGAATTGAGTGACGAATGGGTCGAAAGGAAGTCACCCAAACTTTCTAGGGGAAACAGGTCTCCCAAACTTCCAAG AATCAATATGGAATCAAGAAAGTCTCCCAAACTTGCCCAAACATCCCAAGAATTGTCCAGGTCTCCAAGATTACCAAAGAAAGCTGCTATTCGATCTCCTAGTCTCACTCGCAGGGAGTTTCCTGTAGATGGATTAAGTGAG CATAATTATCTGGCTCAAGTCACCTCGAACATCTGGGGTACAAAGTTCAAGATTGTGGGACTTGCTTCTTTTTTGCCAGCGAATTTGGGTGCAG TTATCTACAAAACCAGTTTGCTGCACTTGCAACCACGTCAGATGACAATCTATCTACCAGAGGTCCGTAAAATTTCCCTTGACTTCATGAGTCTACCAGTTTTCAATCCCAATGTTTTTAGCGAAGATGAAGATGATTTACCAG tcaTGGGGCCTTCAGGTGTATCGGGTGATAATCCTCCCTGCACAGTTAATATTCCCATTGCTCCTATACATAGTCCAGCTCAAGCCATGTCGCCGACACAGAGCATAGGACTTGTGCAGTCTCTTTTAGCAAATCAGAATATTCAGCTTGACGTCCTGACCAATCCCACGGCCACGGCAGCCGCAGCTGCTGCAGCTGCGGCGGCAGCAGCTAAGGCAGCGGTTCCTGATCATAGTGCAGACAGTGTGACAGCACAATACACTGTGCCAGCAAGATACTCTAGTCCTGGACAAGTTATCTTTAGTGGCCTTGAAATGAGTAACCTGGGTTTGAGTGGAACactcccaccaccaccacatcaTTTGCCCCCACAACCTCATCAGCAGCAACGTCAGCAGCAACAGCAACAAGATGATCATCATCAAACCAAACATCAacaacagacacaaacacaacagcAGCATCTGAAGTTACAACAGCACCAGCAAGCACAGCAACAGCACCAACAACCATTACAGCATCATCAACAGCACCAACAACCATTACAGCATCATCAACAGCACCAACAACCATTACAGCATCATCAACAGCACCTGCAGCATCAACAACAGCTACAAACGCAGCATCATCAGCAAATTCAACAGCACATACAACAGCAGCACCAACAGCAAATGCAACAGCATCATCATCAAATGCAGCAGCAGCAACTACAGCAACATCATCAGCAGTTGCAACAGCAGCAGTTGCAACAGCAGCAGTTGCAACAGCAGCAATTGCAACAGCAGCAGTTGCAACAGCAGCAGTTGCAACAGCAACAGCTGCAACAGCAGCAGTTGCAACAGCAACAACTGCAGCAGCAGCAATTGCAACAGCAAATACATCAACAGCAAGTCCAACATCACCATCAGCAaatacaacaacagcagcatcaGATGCACCTACAGCATGAGCAAatgcagcagcaacagcagcaaaTTCGTCAACAGATTCAAGAAATGAGACAACAGCAGCAACAGCTTCAGCAGCAGCACCAACAAATTCAGCAGCAACATCAACAGATGCAAAGACAGCATCAACAAATGCAACAACAACTCAAGATGCAAATAACGTTACCACCACCTCCTTCAGGCTATGCCCCTATTTCCATGCATCAGCTACAAATGATGCCTGCAATTCCTCACCAAGAGCAGCCACCAGAAAGAGCAGAGCAAACGCACACTCTTAAAGTCCCTTCTAGACCACAGTCTTTTATTGAAAATGACAACTCTCTTGAAATTCAGATGCGTAAAATGAATCCTCCACCTCCATATCCAGGTACGGTGGTATCTGCAGCAGTGGCAGGTCCCTCAGTCCAGCCAGGTCTAATTGGTAACAGTGAGAACAGTAACACACTTCCATCAGACCCGTGTCTGTCTAAGGATGAGTTCTCTCTTCACCCAGTGACCATTCAGTACCCGACACCTCTTGGTTATGAAAGGATAACAACTTTTGACAGCAGTGGAAATGTGGAGGAGGTGTGTCGCCCACGTAGACGTCTTATACGGAATCAGAATGCTTATGGCTTGCAAGGAATGGGTAGCTCAGCTACATTGAAAGTTACCTCTTCTGAAAATAAGAAGGTCCAGCTTCCTTATAGCTCAGCAACTCTCAGTCGCCTTTCAGTGCCTCGATATTCCATACCAAGTGGGGATCCGCCACCATACCCAGACCCTGCTAATCAGATCAATGTTAATAGGAGTCCCACACAAAGGATTGACAGCAGTCTTATTCATGCTACTCTGCGACGGGATCGCAGAGAAAATTCTCTGAAGGTTCCTCAATTGGTGGACACAGCAAGGACTCTACCAACCAAATCTAAAGTTAATAATGCCCTTGCACTTTCTTACCAACCTAGGATTCCCACAGCTTTGTATACTTGCACTCAGTGCAGCAGTAACAGCAGCAGTACCAGTGTAAGTGTGAGTGGTGGTGGAAGCAACAGCAGCGGTATTGCAGGGGGAACAGTAGTGCGGCAGGATTTTCCACCTGGCAAAGGGGCACAACACAGTACCATAATTGTCCACTCTAAAAGTGCTTCAACTCTGGCTTCACAGTCCTCTTACAACCTCCTGAGTCCTGTTGACAATAGTAGAGACAGGACTGTTTATATCAACTCTGCCTTTACTGAAGATGAGACTCTAAACCAACAGTGCCACTTGGAAAAATCAATGCGCCATTTAACTCTTGGAGATGTCAGTTTAACAGTGAAGCGGCCACCACCTTACCAGTGGGATTCTCCTGCTTCAGATCAAATATGGATGGCCCAGGATCAAAATATGCTGACTAACCCACCAGGACCTCACAAACCACCCCATCTTTTACTTAGCCAAGCACAGCATTTAGACATAACTCGAATACCTTTCGTCCTCTCAGCGAAGCCTCCCACTAGTCCCAGTTCTATGACCATGCCATCAACATATCAGCTTTCTCTTTCACCCTTTCCCCCTGGTGTGGGCCATAGTGGTTCTCAGTTTCAGTCATTGCAAAGTACTCCACAGCCATGTGGCCCCAGCGATATGGTAACCTCAATTCCATTCAACCAACAGGATCCGTCTCTTGTTTTACCCCCTGGTTATGCAAATAATCTGGCCAGTCTACCATGTTGCCCAATCCCACCCATGTACCCTGGCGCGAGCTCATGCACCAACCTTCAGCTTCATCCAATGGCTTTACATCCTTGGAGCACTTACGGTGCTTGCCCTCCCATGCAGGACCACTCAGCAACTTTACCAAGTAAAATGCACCAGAATCTGGAGAAGCCCATTctctcaccaccaccacctccgcCGCCTCCCCCACCTCCACCACCGCCACCTCCCCCACTcccgcctcctcctcctccagctgAACTCATGGCTCACCAAAGTACTTCAGAGGTTTTAGCTGACTCTGGTGAAAGTTTTCAGGAACAGTCCTCACTTAATGAGAGTCCAGTGCAACAGGGGTCAGACAGGTTCAGCAAAAAAAGTCGTAAGAGACTTGACAGCAGAGCAGAGGAGGCTGGCATGTCCACGGTTTCTGAGAGTAAGTCAAAAAAGGAAGGCCGTGCTCTGGCTGACTTCAATTCTCTCATTGCTAGCCCAAGGCTTGGtagcagagagaaaaagaaacctAAAGGACAGAAGGAGCAACTAAACAAGGCCAAAAAGCTGAGCAGGACCACTAATGAGTTCCAGGACAGCTCTGAAAGTGAACCTGAACTTTTCATAAGTGGTGATGAACTAATGAATCAAAGCCAGAGCAGCAAGAAAGGTTGGAAGAGCAAACGCAGTCTGCGCACAGCAAATGAACTAGAGGAAATTAAGTGCCGCAAGGCAAACGAGAGAGAAGATCGAAGCCTTGGCAGTCAAGGCTTTGTGTATGTCATGGCCAACAAACAGCCATTGTGGAATGAAGCCACTCAAGTCTACCAGCTTGACTTTGGTGGAAGAGTGACACAGGAATCAGCCAAAAATTTTCAGATTGAGCTGGATGGACGACAA GTGATGCAGTTCGGCAGAATTGATGGTAACGCGTACATCCTGGATTTTCAATATCCATTCTCAGCTGTTCAAGCATTTGCTGTCGCCTTGGCCAATGTCACTCAGAGGCTCAAATAA
- the myct1b gene encoding myc target protein 1 homolog — protein MAANENNIMLEILKTLDVEELSLAFCLSMLVGLLIGILIFILLTWISRRRASVRISTHLNQSSGAAGLHNHRGQLGVYRSNGFNLNSDRTSRGMLNLQRQTSVDPNEVLGRSPSFQASTFRPLRKKGSEDKEDENQRALLHDTTGTDSVTDPYNLGQSESFWLGKGSLRGFLPTQTPPPAYDSVIHIFQETHT, from the exons ATGGCTGCAAATGAAAACAATATCATGTTGGAGATACTTAAAACATTAGACGTTG AGGAGCTGAGCCTGGCTTTCTGCTTATCGATGCTTGTTGGTCTGCTGATCGGAATCTTAATTTTCATCCTCCTAACATGGATCTCCAGACGAAGAGCTTCAGTGAGGATTAGCACACATCTTAATCAATCATCAGGAGCTGCTGGATTACACAATCACCGTGGCCAGCTAGGTGTCTACAGGAGTAATGGCTTCAATTTAAACAGTGACCGCACAAGCCGAGGTATGTTAAATCTTCAGAGACAGACATCTGTTGACCCTAACGAAGTGCTTGGACGCAGCCCCAGCTTTCAAGCATCCACCTTTCGACCACTGCGAAAAAAAGGCAGCGAGGATAAAGAAGATGAAAATCAAAGAGCTTTGCTTCATGACACCACTGGCACTGACTCCGTGACAGATCCTTATAATTTGGGCCAATCAGAATCGTTCTGGTTAGGGAAAGGCAGTCTGAGAGGCTTCCTTCCTACACAGACACCTCCACCTGCATATGACAGCGTTATCCATATCTTTCAAGAAACTCACACCTGA